A section of the Sphingomonas sp. LT1P40 genome encodes:
- a CDS encoding DUF2339 domain-containing protein yields MDGILFLALVVLGVVAAAQAQKLKQLTRRLDQLERTRPAPVEFIAAEAAPRVEPEPEAAPLETATVWTASPAPPEPVEAEPESAFVAEPTARPGLESLIGARLPVWIGAIALVAAGFFLVRYSIETGLLGPAVRTTLAALFAVALVAASEVARRLPATSDDPRIAQALAGAGIASAYGTLYMAAALYHLIAPLPAFILMLGVTAIGLFLALRHGPPTAILALVGGFVAPLVAGYDAAGIAPLLVYLALFTGALFGLAIQRGWAWLAIAATVAGFGWINFLLFALGGNDLAAPAGFAVLLAIAASLALPRAGVESAWLRLAPLVAGLVQLLAFAPALDFSPLGWGLYLTLAAAALILAWRDDRYLPGLLAALGLTLVLITIGLTMSQPGITLTATIVAAILFAAPGLWLLHRARSWAIVALGGIAAPVMLANLLVSNRLTDWRWATLELIAAALALWVSFRRRAQIDTRDPGLVGGALTAAILAAAALGQLAGFDWLALPLTAIALALGWWARETKDATLFQLPTLAIAATLIAGIMPLGTYVELIATSASGEHLTYNLLPNLGEAFRHILPPLVATAILLADRRQFARARPAALIAAIVIGLLLLYHLAKLPFAIADEPAFIAWGFVERALITQALFAAGWLLLRRPGLGTAGIYLFGLALVRFAWFDLMFLNPALVAQQVGGIPLLNAAVLHAALAAAWCWTFAIDRPWRNLGMAFTLVAVAIGIRQAAHGTLLTGPLGTGETYGYSAAFMLLALGWLALGIRSGARDLRFAGLGLLTAVTIKVFLVDASALDGLLRVVSFLGLGIALIALGWVYTRFLATRPKASVEPT; encoded by the coding sequence ATGGACGGCATTCTGTTTCTCGCCCTCGTGGTTCTCGGCGTCGTTGCCGCAGCACAGGCTCAGAAGCTGAAGCAGCTGACACGCCGCCTCGACCAGCTCGAACGCACCCGCCCCGCGCCGGTCGAGTTCATCGCCGCGGAAGCGGCACCACGTGTGGAACCCGAACCGGAAGCCGCCCCGCTCGAAACGGCCACGGTCTGGACTGCGTCCCCTGCACCGCCCGAACCGGTCGAAGCCGAACCGGAGTCGGCGTTCGTCGCTGAACCCACCGCTCGCCCCGGCCTCGAATCGCTTATCGGCGCACGCCTGCCCGTCTGGATCGGCGCCATCGCCCTCGTCGCGGCGGGATTTTTCCTGGTAAGATACTCCATAGAAACCGGCCTCCTCGGCCCCGCCGTCCGCACCACGCTTGCCGCACTCTTCGCCGTCGCGCTGGTCGCTGCCAGCGAGGTCGCCCGCCGCCTCCCCGCCACCAGCGACGATCCGCGCATCGCCCAGGCACTGGCCGGGGCAGGCATCGCCAGTGCCTACGGGACATTATATATGGCGGCCGCGCTCTACCATCTGATCGCGCCGCTTCCGGCCTTCATCCTGATGCTCGGCGTCACCGCGATCGGCCTGTTCCTGGCGCTGCGCCACGGCCCGCCCACCGCCATCCTCGCGCTTGTCGGCGGCTTCGTCGCACCGCTCGTCGCCGGATATGACGCCGCCGGGATCGCGCCACTGCTGGTCTATCTCGCACTGTTCACCGGCGCATTATTCGGTCTGGCAATACAGCGCGGCTGGGCCTGGCTCGCCATCGCCGCCACCGTCGCCGGGTTCGGCTGGATCAACTTCCTGCTGTTCGCGCTCGGCGGAAACGATCTCGCCGCCCCGGCAGGATTCGCCGTTCTTCTGGCCATAGCCGCCAGCCTCGCGCTCCCCCGCGCCGGTGTGGAATCCGCGTGGCTCCGGCTCGCGCCGCTCGTCGCCGGCCTCGTCCAGCTGCTCGCCTTCGCCCCTGCGCTCGACTTCAGCCCGCTCGGCTGGGGCCTATATTTGACCCTCGCCGCCGCCGCGCTGATCCTGGCGTGGCGCGACGACCGCTACCTGCCCGGCCTGCTCGCGGCGTTGGGCCTTACGCTCGTCCTCATCACCATCGGCCTGACCATGTCGCAACCCGGCATCACACTCACCGCGACGATCGTCGCCGCCATCCTGTTCGCCGCGCCCGGCCTATGGCTCCTTCATAGGGCTCGCAGTTGGGCGATTGTCGCGCTCGGTGGCATCGCCGCGCCGGTCATGCTGGCCAATCTCCTCGTGTCCAACCGCCTCACCGACTGGCGATGGGCCACGCTCGAACTCATCGCTGCCGCCCTCGCCTTATGGGTCAGCTTCCGCCGCCGCGCACAGATTGACACCCGCGATCCCGGCCTCGTCGGCGGCGCGCTCACCGCCGCAATCCTTGCCGCCGCCGCGCTCGGCCAACTCGCCGGGTTCGACTGGCTCGCCCTGCCGCTCACCGCCATCGCGCTGGCGCTCGGCTGGTGGGCGCGCGAGACCAAAGACGCCACGCTGTTCCAGCTCCCCACGCTCGCCATCGCCGCAACCCTCATCGCGGGCATCATGCCGCTCGGCACCTATGTCGAGCTCATTGCCACCTCCGCCAGCGGCGAACACCTTACCTACAATCTGCTCCCCAATCTCGGTGAAGCCTTCCGTCATATCCTCCCGCCGCTCGTCGCCACTGCAATCCTGCTCGCCGACCGCCGTCAATTCGCCCGCGCCCGCCCCGCCGCGCTGATCGCCGCGATCGTGATCGGCCTGCTCCTTCTCTATCACCTCGCCAAGCTCCCGTTCGCCATCGCCGATGAACCCGCTTTCATCGCATGGGGCTTTGTCGAGCGGGCACTCATCACCCAGGCGCTGTTCGCCGCTGGCTGGCTGCTCCTGCGCCGCCCCGGTCTCGGCACGGCGGGCATCTATCTGTTCGGCCTCGCGCTCGTCCGCTTCGCCTGGTTCGACCTCATGTTTCTCAACCCTGCGCTGGTCGCACAGCAGGTTGGCGGTATTCCCCTCCTCAACGCTGCCGTCCTTCACGCCGCGCTCGCCGCCGCCTGGTGCTGGACCTTTGCGATCGACCGTCCGTGGCGCAATCTCGGCATGGCCTTCACCCTCGTCGCCGTCGCCATCGGCATCCGTCAGGCCGCGCACGGCACCCTCCTGACAGGCCCGCTGGGGACCGGAGAGACTTACGGCTATTCCGCCGCCTTCATGCTGCTCGCACTCGGCTGGCTGGCGCTTGGTATCCGCAGCGGCGCACGCGACCTGCGTTTCGCCGGCCTCGGTCTGCTCACCGCCGTCACGATCAAGGTTTTCCTCGTCGATGCCTCGGCCCTTGACGGACTTCTCCGCGTGGTCTCCTTCCTCGGCCTAGGTATTGCGCTCATTGCACTCGGCTGGGTCTACACCCGCTTCCTCGCAACTCGACCGAAAGCGTCAGTAGAACCAACCTGA
- the ung gene encoding uracil-DNA glycosylase, translating into MSVKLHPDWLDPLQAEFDSDYMASLRAFLLAEKAAGKRIFPNSADWFRALDLTPPQDARVVILGQDPYHGAGQAHGLCFSVQPGVRVPPSLVNIYKELNTDLGIVPARHGFLEHWAKQGVLLLNNVLTVEMGVAASHKGRGWERFTDAVVAHVNAQPQPVVFMLWGSHAQKKAASVDSRHLVLRAPHPSPLSAHTGFLGCRHFSQANSFLKAHGRGAIDWALPPIASV; encoded by the coding sequence ATGAGCGTGAAGCTGCACCCCGACTGGCTCGACCCGTTACAGGCGGAGTTCGACAGCGATTACATGGCGTCGCTGCGCGCCTTTTTGCTCGCGGAAAAGGCGGCCGGAAAACGCATCTTCCCAAACAGTGCCGACTGGTTTCGCGCGCTCGACCTTACCCCGCCGCAAGATGCTCGGGTCGTCATTCTCGGGCAGGATCCCTATCATGGCGCGGGACAGGCGCACGGCCTATGTTTTTCGGTCCAGCCGGGCGTCCGCGTGCCGCCCAGTCTGGTCAACATCTATAAGGAATTGAACACTGATCTTGGGATCGTCCCGGCGCGGCACGGTTTTCTGGAGCATTGGGCGAAGCAGGGTGTCCTGCTGCTCAACAATGTCCTGACGGTTGAGATGGGTGTGGCCGCGTCGCACAAGGGGCGCGGCTGGGAGCGGTTCACCGATGCAGTCGTCGCGCACGTCAATGCGCAACCGCAGCCGGTAGTGTTCATGCTGTGGGGTAGCCATGCGCAGAAAAAGGCGGCGTCGGTCGATTCGCGGCATCTTGTGCTCCGCGCACCGCACCCGTCGCCGCTGTCTGCGCATACCGGCTTCCTCGGATGCCGCCATTTTTCACAGGCGAACAGCTTTCTCAAGGCGCACGGGCGGGGGGCGATCGACTGGGCATTGCCGCCGATTGCAAGTGTTTGA
- a CDS encoding NAD(P)H-dependent flavin oxidoreductase yields MSIGEERLQRRMARGVEFLGSETAILCGAMSWVSERNLVSAISNAGGFGLIACGAMTPELLDAEIAGTKALTDKPFGVNLITMHPMLFDLIAVCAKHDVTHIVLAGGLPPTGSLDAIKTNGAKLICFAPALSLAKKLIRSGVDALVVEGMEAGGHIGPVSTSVLAQEILPEVAEQVPVFVAGGIGRGEAIAGYLDMGAAGVQLGTRFACATESIAHPNFKKAFFRASARDAISSVQIDPRLPVIPVRALKNASSELFTAKQREVAALLDEGKVEMMEAQLQIEHYWAGALRRAVIDGDIDNGSLMAGQSVGMVKQEEPVAEIIAQLMAEAAHALEKRAA; encoded by the coding sequence ATGAGCATTGGTGAAGAGCGGCTGCAACGCCGCATGGCGCGCGGCGTCGAGTTTCTGGGCAGCGAGACCGCGATCCTGTGCGGGGCGATGTCGTGGGTTAGCGAGCGTAATCTCGTCTCCGCGATTTCCAACGCGGGCGGATTCGGGCTGATCGCGTGCGGGGCGATGACGCCCGAGCTGCTGGATGCCGAGATTGCGGGCACGAAGGCGCTGACGGACAAGCCGTTCGGGGTGAACCTCATCACGATGCACCCGATGCTGTTCGACCTGATCGCGGTGTGCGCGAAGCATGATGTCACGCATATCGTGCTGGCCGGGGGGCTGCCGCCGACGGGTTCGCTGGATGCGATCAAGACGAACGGGGCCAAGCTGATCTGCTTTGCGCCTGCCTTGTCGCTGGCCAAGAAGCTGATCCGCTCGGGCGTCGATGCGCTGGTGGTCGAGGGAATGGAGGCCGGCGGCCATATCGGCCCGGTGTCGACCAGCGTGCTGGCGCAGGAGATCCTACCCGAGGTGGCCGAACAGGTGCCGGTGTTCGTTGCGGGCGGGATCGGGCGCGGCGAGGCGATTGCGGGCTATCTGGATATGGGCGCGGCCGGGGTGCAGCTGGGCACGCGCTTTGCCTGTGCGACCGAGAGCATCGCCCACCCCAATTTCAAGAAGGCGTTCTTCCGCGCCTCCGCGCGCGACGCCATTTCCAGCGTGCAGATCGACCCGCGTTTGCCGGTGATTCCGGTACGCGCGTTGAAGAACGCATCGTCGGAACTGTTCACCGCCAAGCAGCGCGAAGTTGCGGCATTGCTCGACGAGGGCAAGGTCGAGATGATGGAGGCGCAGCTGCAGATCGAGCATTACTGGGCAGGCGCGCTGCGCCGTGCGGTGATCGACGGCGATATCGACAACGGGTCGCTGATGGCGGGCCAGTCGGTCGGCATGGTGAAACAGGAAGAGCCGGTCGCCGAGATCATCGCGCAGCTGATGGCCGAGGCGGCGCACGCGCTGGAGAAGCGGGCGGCCTGA
- a CDS encoding helix-turn-helix domain-containing protein — MITAIREVRRAKGLTLEDVATRCDPPTTAQTIGRLETGTRTVSVGWLNRIAAALGVDAADLVKLPDRPDIPVAAMLDASGAQAPRRTATVTPPHAEPDLIAITVSGGIGDYRAGDAIWCRRLAPGSFAPALNRDVLIPRPAGRFLFGRLIAHEGEGGRLNILPLGPGARQQIVTDPPWIACAVQLIRQL; from the coding sequence ATGATCACCGCCATCCGCGAAGTCCGCCGTGCCAAGGGGTTGACCCTCGAAGATGTCGCCACACGCTGCGATCCACCCACTACCGCGCAGACGATCGGGCGGCTTGAGACCGGCACGCGTACCGTCTCGGTCGGCTGGCTCAACCGTATTGCCGCAGCACTTGGGGTCGATGCCGCCGATCTCGTCAAGCTGCCCGACCGCCCCGACATCCCCGTTGCCGCGATGCTCGACGCCTCGGGGGCACAGGCACCGCGGCGCACCGCCACCGTCACGCCCCCGCATGCAGAACCCGACCTGATAGCGATTACCGTATCCGGCGGCATCGGCGATTATCGCGCGGGCGACGCCATCTGGTGCCGCCGCCTCGCGCCGGGTTCGTTCGCGCCGGCGCTCAACCGCGACGTGCTGATCCCGCGTCCCGCCGGTCGCTTCCTGTTCGGCCGCCTGATCGCGCATGAAGGGGAAGGGGGGCGACTCAACATCCTCCCGCTCGGCCCCGGCGCGCGGCAACAGATCGTCACCGACCCGCCGTGGATCGCCTGCGCGGTGCAGCTCATTCGTCAGCTCTAA
- a CDS encoding DUF6456 domain-containing protein, which produces MRELVERSIEDGRVVTGVAARRAGRRVTVNLAESPLGWLRSRGLVNSRQFEAGERLRGDYEMAALGPRVTMSWDAAPTARRGGVPGGGLDPTLSQISAKRRFDAAVAAAGPGLSDILWRVVCAGEAMPDAEKALGWPARAGRLVLTLALDRLADHYGLK; this is translated from the coding sequence ATGCGCGAGCTGGTAGAACGGTCGATCGAGGACGGGCGCGTGGTTACGGGCGTGGCGGCACGCCGAGCCGGTCGGCGAGTTACGGTCAATCTGGCCGAATCGCCGCTGGGCTGGTTGCGGTCACGCGGGCTGGTCAATTCCCGCCAGTTTGAGGCGGGGGAGCGGTTGCGCGGCGATTACGAGATGGCTGCATTGGGGCCGCGCGTTACGATGAGCTGGGACGCGGCACCCACGGCACGACGCGGCGGGGTGCCGGGCGGAGGGCTGGACCCGACACTGTCGCAGATTTCCGCGAAGCGGCGGTTCGACGCGGCGGTCGCGGCGGCGGGGCCGGGGCTGTCTGACATTCTGTGGCGGGTAGTGTGCGCGGGCGAGGCCATGCCGGATGCGGAGAAGGCGCTGGGCTGGCCCGCGCGAGCCGGGCGGCTGGTGTTGACGCTGGCGCTGGATCGCCTGGCGGATCATTACGGATTGAAATGA
- the ubiG gene encoding bifunctional 2-polyprenyl-6-hydroxyphenol methylase/3-demethylubiquinol 3-O-methyltransferase UbiG, whose product MAMTSKATIDPREAEHFGKLAADWWNPKGSSAMLHRLNPVRLRYIREAVDAHWHGDAHGFTPLTGKAAVDVGCGAGLLTEPLARLGARVTGVDAAPENIGAAQAHAGASGLEIKYLAGEFEGVAAGRTFDLVVSMEVIEHVTDPAAFVRGLAAALAPGGLMILSTPNRTPLSRLAMITVGEGLGMIPKGTHDHDKFITPGELTKLLAAAGLDVADLRGLSFSPGAGFHLSDDTSLNYLLTARWSVERAA is encoded by the coding sequence ATGGCGATGACAAGCAAAGCAACCATTGACCCGCGTGAAGCTGAGCATTTCGGCAAGCTGGCGGCGGACTGGTGGAATCCCAAGGGCTCGTCGGCGATGCTGCACCGGCTGAACCCGGTGCGGCTACGCTATATCCGGGAGGCAGTGGATGCGCATTGGCATGGCGACGCCCACGGTTTCACGCCGCTGACGGGCAAGGCTGCCGTTGATGTCGGCTGTGGCGCGGGCTTGCTGACCGAACCGCTTGCCCGGCTGGGCGCGCGCGTCACCGGGGTCGATGCCGCGCCCGAGAATATCGGTGCGGCACAGGCCCATGCCGGTGCCTCCGGCCTGGAAATCAAATATCTGGCGGGCGAGTTCGAGGGCGTCGCGGCGGGCCGGACCTTCGATCTGGTCGTCTCGATGGAGGTCATCGAACATGTCACCGATCCCGCCGCGTTCGTGCGCGGTCTCGCTGCCGCCCTTGCCCCGGGCGGCCTCATGATCCTCTCAACCCCCAACCGCACGCCGCTGTCACGGCTGGCGATGATTACGGTCGGCGAAGGGCTGGGCATGATCCCGAAGGGCACGCACGACCATGACAAGTTCATCACGCCCGGCGAATTGACCAAGCTGCTCGCCGCCGCCGGGCTGGACGTCGCCGATCTGCGCGGCCTGTCCTTCTCGCCCGGCGCGGGCTTTCACCTGTCGGACGACACCAGCCTCAACTATCTGCTGACCGCGCGGTGGTCGGTCGAGCGGGCGGCATAA
- the dapF gene encoding diaminopimelate epimerase — translation MEIAFTKCHGSGNDFALVDARALTLSDAEWSRIARTLCDRSGPVGADGVLLLVAGDAAHDFGMRVINADGSEPETCLNGLRCVARAGFEALGLSAARVKLKTSSAEVALADELSAGVYTVRTTVGPVSLDPVDVGLRVAAPVIDSGVPGLPNGRAFTGVAMPNPHLIAFADKVDVAELVALGDWCEARPDLLVDRANVSFVEVRGQDLFVQTYERGVGLTEACGTAMGASAHAAGLTGRVSFGGMMTVFNPGGRVRVRAEGPSGGDRVTIEGNATFEWEGVVEIDPATGIAGAVRVTRRRDDEVAAWAGVVG, via the coding sequence ATGGAGATCGCTTTCACCAAATGCCACGGGTCGGGGAATGATTTCGCGTTGGTCGACGCCCGCGCGCTGACGCTGTCGGATGCGGAGTGGTCGCGGATTGCGCGGACATTGTGCGACCGGTCCGGGCCGGTTGGCGCGGACGGGGTGTTGTTGCTGGTCGCGGGTGATGCCGCCCATGATTTCGGAATGCGCGTTATCAATGCCGACGGGTCGGAGCCGGAGACGTGCCTGAACGGCCTGCGGTGCGTGGCGCGGGCGGGGTTTGAGGCGCTGGGGCTGAGCGCGGCGCGGGTGAAGCTGAAGACGAGCAGTGCCGAGGTGGCGCTGGCGGATGAACTGAGCGCGGGCGTTTATACCGTGCGGACGACGGTGGGGCCGGTGTCGTTAGACCCGGTGGATGTGGGGCTGCGCGTGGCGGCACCGGTGATCGATTCGGGGGTGCCGGGATTGCCGAACGGACGGGCGTTCACCGGGGTGGCGATGCCGAACCCGCATTTGATCGCGTTCGCGGACAAAGTGGACGTGGCCGAGCTGGTCGCGCTGGGCGACTGGTGCGAGGCGCGGCCCGATTTGCTGGTGGATAGGGCGAATGTGAGTTTCGTCGAGGTGCGGGGACAGGATCTGTTCGTGCAGACCTATGAGCGCGGCGTCGGGCTGACCGAAGCTTGCGGCACGGCGATGGGGGCGTCGGCGCACGCGGCGGGGCTGACCGGGCGGGTGTCGTTTGGTGGCATGATGACGGTGTTCAATCCTGGCGGGCGCGTGCGGGTACGGGCCGAGGGGCCAAGCGGGGGCGATCGGGTGACGATCGAAGGCAATGCGACGTTCGAGTGGGAGGGCGTGGTTGAGATCGATCCGGCGACGGGGATTGCCGGAGCGGTTCGTGTGACGCGACGACGCGACGACGAGGTTGCAGCATGGGCGGGGGTGGTCGGTTAG
- a CDS encoding tRNA-binding protein, with product MHISHQATAPAAPEIVFDQFLAVDIRVGTIIAAEPFPEARKPAFKLTIDFGPVIGVKRSSAQITEHHALADLPGLQVAAVVNFPPRQIGPMMSEVLTLGFPDADGQVVLFHPSVPVPNGGRLF from the coding sequence ATGCATATTTCCCACCAAGCCACAGCGCCCGCAGCGCCCGAGATCGTGTTCGACCAGTTCCTCGCGGTCGATATTCGCGTCGGCACGATCATCGCCGCCGAACCGTTTCCGGAAGCGCGCAAGCCCGCGTTCAAGCTGACCATCGATTTCGGACCCGTGATCGGCGTGAAGCGATCGTCGGCGCAGATTACCGAACATCACGCGCTGGCCGACCTGCCCGGATTGCAGGTCGCGGCGGTGGTCAATTTCCCACCGCGCCAGATCGGCCCCATGATGTCGGAAGTGCTGACGCTGGGCTTCCCCGATGCGGACGGGCAGGTCGTGCTGTTTCATCCCAGCGTTCCGGTGCCGAATGGCGGACGGCTGTTCTGA
- a CDS encoding aspartate kinase: MARIVMKFGGTSMAGIERIRNVAARVKREWEAGNQVAVVVSAMSGETDRLVGFCREASALYDLREYDVVVSAGEQVTSGLLAIALQAIGVPARSWMGWQLPVHTNGAHSSARIEGIDTDALNASLADGHVAVVPGFQGLTAENRVTTLGRGGSDTSAVAVAAAMKADRCDIYTDVDGVYTTDPRIVPRARKLSKVTYEEMLELASVGAKVLQTRSVGLAMKEGVRVRVLSSFEDTHDDDGHRGTLIVGEEEIDDVERQLITGIAHDKNEAKVTLTNVPDRPGAVGHIFTPLAEAGINVDMIIQNIAHATGSTDVTFTVPRAELTRALDVLEKAKAPIGYDALIHDPKVAKISVVGVGMRSHAGVAAQMFETLGERRINILAITTSEIKVSVLIEEDYTELAVRVLHTAYGLDAPEDEAA, encoded by the coding sequence ATGGCACGCATCGTGATGAAGTTCGGTGGCACGTCGATGGCGGGCATCGAGCGGATTCGCAACGTCGCCGCGCGCGTGAAGCGCGAATGGGAAGCAGGCAATCAGGTCGCCGTCGTCGTCTCCGCCATGTCGGGCGAAACCGACCGGCTGGTGGGGTTCTGCCGCGAGGCGAGCGCGCTTTACGATTTGCGAGAATATGACGTCGTCGTCTCCGCCGGTGAACAGGTGACCAGCGGGTTGCTCGCCATCGCCTTGCAGGCGATCGGTGTGCCCGCGCGATCATGGATGGGCTGGCAGCTGCCGGTCCACACCAACGGCGCGCACAGCTCGGCGCGGATCGAGGGCATCGACACCGACGCCCTCAACGCCAGCCTCGCCGACGGCCATGTCGCGGTGGTGCCGGGGTTTCAGGGTCTGACGGCGGAGAATCGCGTCACAACGTTGGGCCGGGGCGGATCGGACACATCGGCGGTGGCGGTGGCAGCCGCGATGAAGGCCGACCGCTGCGATATCTATACGGACGTGGACGGCGTTTACACGACCGACCCCCGGATCGTGCCGCGTGCGCGCAAACTGTCCAAGGTTACCTATGAAGAAATGCTGGAACTGGCGAGCGTGGGCGCGAAAGTGCTCCAGACGCGCTCGGTCGGGCTGGCGATGAAGGAGGGGGTGCGCGTGCGCGTGCTTTCTTCTTTCGAAGACACACATGACGATGACGGCCATCGCGGCACGCTGATCGTCGGCGAAGAGGAGATTGACGACGTGGAACGCCAGCTCATCACCGGTATCGCGCATGACAAAAACGAAGCGAAGGTGACGCTGACCAACGTCCCCGACCGTCCCGGTGCCGTCGGCCATATCTTCACGCCGCTGGCGGAGGCGGGGATCAACGTCGACATGATCATCCAGAATATCGCGCATGCGACCGGATCGACCGACGTCACGTTCACAGTGCCACGCGCCGAACTGACTCGCGCGCTCGACGTGCTGGAAAAGGCGAAGGCGCCGATCGGTTACGACGCGCTGATCCACGATCCCAAGGTCGCCAAGATCAGTGTCGTCGGCGTCGGCATGCGCAGCCACGCTGGTGTCGCCGCACAGATGTTCGAAACGCTGGGCGAACGCCGCATCAACATCCTCGCCATCACCACGTCCGAGATCAAGGTCAGCGTGCTGATCGAGGAGGATTATACCGAGCTGGCGGTGCGCGTGCTGCACACGGCCTATGGGCTGGACGCGCCGGAGGATGAGGCGGCGTAG
- a CDS encoding TonB-dependent receptor — protein MKRSAIALFATSFLAFPALAQTAEHQERDSDGRSIVHGEPADDVVITAPFVADLDLLAGSSVVTGDELVRDIRGQIGDTLTRVPGVSATSFSPGASRPILRGFQGERVRVLSDGLGTLDVSNTSTDHAVSIDPLTAERIEVLRGPAVLLFGSQAIGGAVNVLDRRIPRAVPENGFHVDAMGTYGSAADERSGGAAVDVALTKQIVLHFDGSYRKSDDVRIGGFVLSPSLRAEQLEIAAEEAEEGHADEAAEALEVANQRGRLPNSGTRTYTLGGGLALINDGGSLGFSVGYYDTKYGVPSRPGAEHHHENGEPEDEEHGEAPVTIALNQLRADLRGEVNLNGGLLDKIRVRAGYSTYEHTEFEGDEVGTVFASDGFEGRLELVQADRGGWRGVVGFQGFTRDFSAIGAEAFVPPNTTDQYGVFALQEVKLGDLGLEGALRYEHTNVSSNAVKFGLDEDSPIGGVDRTFNAFSGAVGLSYAVGPRVKVGVNASRAVRAPSGEELFSNGPHVATQAYEVGNPDFRTEKSWGGEIYARGAIGSLKFQVAGYANWFSDYIYETETGLEIDELPVFQYRQSDARYIGVEGEVSATLLHKGEFTVGGNIVADYVRATLEDGSPVPRIPPLRILGGIDVNQGDFGGRVEVEHVTKQSRIAAFETGTAAFTLVNASLTWHPFGEKRETALILSANNIFDVDARRHASFTKDFVPLAGRDIRVAARISF, from the coding sequence ATGAAGCGTAGCGCCATTGCCCTGTTCGCCACCAGTTTCCTCGCCTTTCCGGCGCTCGCCCAGACCGCCGAGCATCAGGAGCGCGACAGCGACGGCCGCAGCATCGTGCACGGCGAGCCAGCCGACGATGTCGTCATCACCGCGCCGTTCGTGGCCGACCTCGACTTGCTCGCGGGCAGTTCGGTGGTGACCGGCGATGAGCTGGTGCGCGATATTCGCGGCCAGATCGGCGACACACTGACTCGTGTGCCGGGCGTCTCCGCCACGTCGTTCAGCCCTGGTGCGTCGCGCCCGATCCTGCGCGGGTTTCAGGGTGAGCGCGTTCGCGTGCTGTCCGACGGACTCGGCACGCTCGACGTCTCCAACACCTCAACCGACCATGCCGTATCGATCGACCCGCTGACCGCCGAGCGAATCGAAGTGCTGCGCGGCCCCGCCGTGCTGCTGTTCGGCAGTCAGGCGATCGGCGGCGCGGTCAACGTGCTCGACCGCCGCATTCCACGCGCCGTGCCGGAGAATGGTTTTCACGTCGATGCGATGGGGACCTATGGATCCGCGGCCGACGAGCGCAGCGGGGGTGCTGCGGTCGATGTCGCACTGACGAAACAGATCGTCCTCCATTTCGACGGCAGTTATCGCAAGTCCGACGATGTCCGTATCGGAGGCTTCGTACTCAGCCCGTCGCTGCGCGCCGAACAGCTCGAAATCGCCGCCGAAGAAGCCGAAGAAGGCCATGCCGACGAGGCAGCGGAGGCGCTTGAAGTCGCCAACCAGCGCGGCCGCCTGCCCAATAGCGGCACCCGCACCTATACGCTGGGTGGCGGGCTGGCGCTCATCAACGACGGTGGCAGTCTCGGCTTTTCGGTCGGCTATTACGACACGAAGTACGGCGTCCCTTCGCGCCCGGGTGCCGAACACCATCATGAGAACGGTGAGCCGGAGGACGAAGAGCATGGCGAAGCACCGGTCACCATCGCGCTGAACCAGCTGCGCGCCGACCTGCGCGGCGAGGTCAACCTCAATGGCGGCCTTCTCGACAAAATCCGCGTGCGCGCCGGCTATTCGACCTATGAACATACCGAGTTCGAGGGCGACGAGGTCGGCACGGTGTTCGCTTCCGACGGGTTCGAGGGACGGCTGGAACTTGTTCAGGCGGATCGCGGCGGCTGGCGCGGCGTGGTGGGTTTTCAGGGTTTCACCCGCGATTTCTCGGCGATCGGTGCCGAAGCCTTCGTGCCGCCAAACACCACCGATCAATATGGCGTGTTCGCGTTGCAGGAAGTGAAATTGGGCGACCTCGGGCTGGAGGGCGCGCTTCGCTACGAGCACACCAACGTCAGCTCGAACGCGGTGAAGTTCGGACTGGACGAGGATTCGCCGATCGGCGGTGTAGATCGGACCTTCAACGCCTTTTCGGGCGCAGTGGGCCTGTCCTATGCGGTCGGGCCGCGGGTCAAGGTCGGCGTCAACGCCTCACGCGCCGTCCGTGCGCCGTCGGGTGAGGAGCTGTTCTCCAACGGGCCGCACGTTGCGACTCAGGCCTATGAGGTCGGCAACCCCGATTTCCGTACCGAGAAAAGCTGGGGCGGCGAGATTTACGCCCGCGGCGCGATCGGCAGCCTGAAGTTTCAGGTCGCGGGCTATGCCAACTGGTTCAGCGACTATATTTACGAGACCGAAACCGGCCTCGAAATCGATGAACTACCCGTGTTTCAGTACCGCCAGTCCGATGCGCGCTACATCGGCGTCGAGGGTGAAGTCTCGGCGACCCTGCTGCACAAGGGCGAGTTTACGGTCGGCGGCAACATCGTCGCCGATTATGTCCGCGCCACGCTGGAGGATGGCAGCCCGGTGCCGCGCATCCCGCCGCTGCGCATCCTGGGCGGCATCGACGTCAACCAAGGCGATTTCGGCGGACGGGTCGAGGTGGAGCACGTGACGAAGCAATCGCGCATCGCCGCGTTCGAGACCGGAACGGCGGCTTTCACGCTGGTCAATGCGTCGCTCACCTGGCACCCGTTTGGTGAGAAGCGCGAAACCGCGCTGATCTTGTCAGCCAACAATATCTTCGATGTCGACGCCCGCCGCCATGCATCCTTTACCAAGGATTTTGTCCCGCTGGCAGGGCGCGACATCCGGGTGGCGGCGCGAATCAGTTTCTGA